TAGTCTCAGGTTCAGAAGAAGGTGTGTCAGGAGAAAACACTCTAGAGAGGGCATCCGGCTTCCCATTCTTAGAGCCTGGACGGTAGGACAGGGTGAAGTTAAAACGAGTGaaaaacagagcccacctggcttGACGAGAGTTGAGGCGTTTCGCTGAGCGTAGGTACTCCAGATTTTTGTGGTCTGTCCAGATGAGAAACGGCacgtccgtcccctccaaccaatgGCGCCATTCCTCCAACGCTACCTTAATGGCCAACAGCTCACGGTTTCCAATATCGTAGTTCCTCTCAGCTGGCGACAGTCTCTTAGATAGAAAAGCGCAGGGGTGGAGCCTGTTGTCAGTAGGAGAGCGTTGTGATATAACCGCCCCTACACCCAAATCGGAGgcgtcgacttccaccacaaactgcagagctgggtCGAAAACGGACAGGATGGGGGCCGTGGAGAACGCCCCCTTCAGACGGTTGAAGGCTTTATCAGCCTCAggactccacctgaacacagacttagAAGAAGTGAgagcatgcaggggggcagccacactgctgaacccccggataaacttccTATAAAAGTTAGCAAAGCCTAGAAATCTTTGAACATCCTTCCGAGAAGCTGGAGTTGGCCACTCCCTAACTGCACTAACCTTCTCAGGATCCATCTGGACGCTTCCTTCCGAAATAATGAAGCCCAAAAAAGACACCGAAGGCTGGTGAAATTTGCACTTCTCCGCCTTGACAAACAGTTGGTTAGCGAGGAGTCTTTGAAGTACCTGTCGCACATGCTGGATGTGAGTCTCCTCATCTGgagaaaaaatcaaaatgtcgtccaaatagacaaacacaaacacattgagCATATCTCTGAGAACATCCTTCACTAAGGCCAggaagacagcaggggcgttggtcAGAACAAAAGGCATCACCAAGTACTCGTAGTGACCACTAGGGGTGTTGAAcgccgtcttccactcatctccttccCTGATCCTAACTAAATGATAGGCATTACGAAGGTCTAGTTTGGAGAAGATTTTAGCACCATGTAACAGTTCAAAGGCTGAAGACATCAGTGGCAAGGGGTATCTGTTGCGGACTGTAATGTCGTTAAGCCCCCTATAATCTATACATGGCCTTAGTGACTTGTCCTTCTTCTCCACAAAAAAGAACCCTGCTCCTGTAGGCGACGAAGAGGGCCTAATTAACCCAGCAGCCAATGACTCGTCAATATACTTCTTCATGGCTAAGTTCTTTGGACCTGACAGGGAATATAACCTCCCTTTAGGAGGGGAAGTACCAGGGCACAAATCTATGGAACAGTCATATGGACGATGAGGTGGCAGTGACGTGgccttagatttactgaaaacctcTTTTAAATCGTGATAACACAGGGGAACCTTCTATAGTacaccttttttgtctcctgaccatattttcacaaatttctggcgaccccaaacattcaaaagagacattttttttgctaaaattaatttgtttttgatcatataatagtttgctatactatgtcgcaaataaatgttaattttagaggacacttagtttatataatgtctattattgtggacagagtgttgtggaaatgttcaaccgaccactcactcaaagaagaggaaagtcagagttgaaataaatgatcatttatttgagaagtcattcacagagaaactctgtaagtgagtCTGATTAAAAATGAGAAACCTAAAGATTATACAGAACCCAAATCCAACCCTCCTCAGCTATGacatcattccttacgtacatcgtaccactccatactactccttctctgttCCATGAACAGGTCACTGTAacctcttcaccctaaccttgcCAAATCCAACTGTCTGCCTTCAGGACAACACCATGGACTTTATCGAGTACGTGGCTGCTCTGCATCTGGTGCTGCGTGGGAAACTGGAAGATAAGCTGCGATGGTCTTTTAAAGTTTTTGACAACGATGACAACGGTCGTCTGGATCGACAGGAGCTGCAGAAGATCGTCAAGGTGAAAACATCctcacatctacatctacatttacatgaaaactgcaaaataactttctttctttctttctttctttccttttctctttctttctttctttctttctttttccttttttctttctttctttctttctttcttatactGTACATGTTTTGATCCGATCAGCAGTTATGTtacaatagaaatacaaaaacTCAAAAACTACATCTGCATGTATGAGACATAAAAGAACTTGTGTTTCAGATCATctataaaataaagaaaagcacCATGTCCGATGACCCAGAGATAAAGGAGCTGACTGTTGACCAGGTGTGCAATCGCATCTTTGAAGAGGTTGATGTCAACAGTGACGGTCGGTGAACTGCACACCAGCTAAACTCTGAGCATGTTCATAAATCCAAGTGTCCTTGATATTGTCGACCTAATGCAGACTTGTGTTTGGTTTGGACTGCAGGTCAGATTACTCTGGAGGAGTTCATTGAGGGGGCTCAGAGGAGTCACTGGGTGCAGAGCTTCCTGCGTCTGGATATAAACCCCAGTGGGTGGGTGCAGAGGTACCTGTGTGACAGAAAACTAATGGGATCCAATTCCAATTCCTGAAGGATGCTGTTAATCAAAGGGTAACCTCCATGGCTGACAGAGGAGGCCGATGCAGAAGGGACAGAACCTGCAGATCCACCTGGGACTGAATCCAAAAACTGGTGACCTCCAAGTTCATGTGTTCACATTTGGTTCATATGTTCACCTTTGGTTCATGTGTGCACCTTTGGTTCATGTGTGCACCTTTGGTTCATATGTTCACCTTTAGTTCATGTGTTCACCTTTGGTTCATGTGTGCACCTTTGGTTCATATGTTCACCTTTAGTTCATGTGTTCACCTTTGGTTCATGTGTTCACCTTTGGTTCATGTGTTCACCTCTGGTTCATATGTTCACCTTTAGTTCATGTGTTCACCTTTGGTTCATATGTTCACCTTTGGTTCATGTGTTCACCTCTGGTTCATATGTGCACCTTTGGTTCATGTGTTCACCTTTGGTTCATATGTGCACCTTTGGTTCATGTGTTTACCTTTGGTTCATATGTGCACCTTTGGTTCATGTGTTCATCTTTGGTTCATATGTGTACCTTTGGTTTATGTGTTCACCTTTGGTTCATATGTGTACCTTTGGTTCATGTGTTCACCTTTGGTTCATGTGTTCACCTTTGGTTCATATGTGTACCTTTGGTTCATATGTTCACCTTTGGTTCATGTGTTCACCTCTGGTTCATATGTGTACCTTTGGTTCATGTGTTCACCTTTGGTTCATATGTGCACCTTTGGTTCATGTGTTTACCTTTGGTTCATATGTGCACCTTTGGTTCATGTGTTCACCTCTGGTTCATATGTGCACCTTTGGTTCATGTGTTCACCTTTGGTTCATATGTGCACCTTTGGTTCATGTGTTTACCTTTGGTTCATATGTGCACCTTTGGTTCATGTGTTCATCTTTGGTTCATGTGTACCTTTGGTTCATGTGTTCACCTTTGGTTTATGTGTTCACCTTTGGTTCATGTGTGCACCTTTGGTTCATGTGTGCACCTTTGGTTCATATGTTCACCTTTAGTTCATGTGTTCACCTTTGGTTCAGGTGTTCAGCTTTTTTTCATGTGTTCACCTTTAGTTCATGTGTTCACCTTTGGTTCATATGTTCACCTCTGGTTCATATGTGCACCTTTGGTTCATGTGTTCACCTTTGGTTCATATGTGCACCTTTGGTTCATGTGTTTACCTTTGGTTCATATGTGCACCTTTGGTTCATGTGTTCATCTTTGGTTCATATGTGTACCTTTGGTTCATGTGTTCACCTTTGGTTTATGTGTTCACCTTTGGTTCATATGTGCACCTTTGGTTCATGTGTTTACCTTTGGTTCATATGTGCACCTTTG
This sequence is a window from Sphaeramia orbicularis chromosome 3, fSphaOr1.1, whole genome shotgun sequence. Protein-coding genes within it:
- the LOC115414049 gene encoding guanylyl cyclase-activating protein 2-like encodes the protein MGQNQQVQSQEGELELMNIQDLYKSFIMECPSGSLYLHEFKRMFGVQSGTAEAQYMESIFKAFDMNHDNTMDFIEYVAALHLVLRGKLEDKLRWSFKVFDNDDNGRLDRQELQKIVKIIYKIKKSTMSDDPEIKELTVDQVCNRIFEEVDVNSDGQITLEEFIEGAQRSHWVQSFLRLDINPSGWVQRYLCDRKLMGSNSNS